From Cheilinus undulatus linkage group 15, ASM1832078v1, whole genome shotgun sequence:
GTTTAAATATAGTTATTAAATGCCTCCATGCCTATTTCTAATGGCCTTTTGAAATAATACCAGTGGCTAGAAGGCAAAAGTTGTTTTAGATGAGTCTTGAAGATCAGATTTTTACCTTCTTGCTGGACAGAGGGGTTCCGGGGCCTCCCTTCGTTTTGAAGAAGAGCGGCATTGGGACAGCAGCCTTGTTCTGAAATGTGATGAAATCACTCCCTGAGGACGTCTTCGTCttcttttttgactttttagcaGCTAGAGGAGTTGACTGCCCGCCCACATcctgaaatgaaaaatcaatATAGCAGTTAGTGTTTATTTTAGACATTTAAGTCCATTCTGAACCATGTGACCTCTTTGAAACACTCACACTGCCTTCGTTTGACTCCTCCTGGTTGAGGCCGTTGATCAATGCCGCTGCCTCCAGCTCGTCTGCCTCAAACTCAAACACCACGGgaatcttcctcttcttctttttggcCAGTTTCCCAGAGGAGGAGAGAACTTCAGATTCTCCCAGTGGGAGCACTGCGTCTTCGCTGCCAACCACCTGCAACCTCGATGAATCATTGATGTCATCTACTTCAGCTTCTATCACCAGCTGCTTCccactctttttcttcttcttctttgcaggTGTCTCTGTCTCACACGGTGGTTTCTCAGCTTCCAACACCTGAGTTGTTTCTGTCTCAGCTGCTCGTCCTTCCACTTCTTCTGATTCTTCCttgttatttttccatttcttctTTAGGGGGGTAGCGGAGTTTTCATGTGCAGCCTCAGCTGTTGTTTCCACCTGCTCAGCTCgcttctttgtcttctttttacGTGGGACCACTGTCTCATCTTGTGGGACTTCAGTATCGacttcttctccctctccctcaGTGACAGCCTCGACCTTTTGTTCCTCCTCCTCATTAGCAGATTgttgcttctttttcttcttcttcctctttgctGCAGTTGTAGAATCAGTTATTCTGTTTTCCTCGCAAACTGGGACATCTGCTTCTGTGCTTGCACCATTTAATTCTGATTTACCATCAGCCTCCTTAAGGCCTACCTCCTCCTTTAggcctttcttcttcttggctgGAGTTTCTGTTTCAGTCTCTGGTGTTTCTGtccttatttcaccttttttagaCTCAGCCATAGCCTCATCCGTTTGCGACTGCGAggccttctttttctttttcttcttctccgaAACAGCTTCGGAGGAAATCTCTGTACTCTGACAGATCTGcagctcctcttcttcctccagtttctgcttcattttcttGCTCTTTAATGATTTTTCAGGTTGCTCCTTGCAGTCGGGGGTTTGCTGGCTTGTTTCTTCTGTGACTGTAACTGATGGCTGTGTCTTCACATCGGAGAGGAGCAGAGTTTCTGGCTGTCCATCTGCAGAGTCTCTTTCAGTGACCTTAACAGATGatgtttgtttctctgcttCTTGTGAACTCTCGGTTTTAGCTCCTTCAGTCTCTTCGCTTGCACTCTGATCCTGAACGATGATCTCCCCCTGTTCGGATGTTTTTATATTCTCCTCAGCATCAGCAGCCCCTAcctgttctttctttttcttcttcttcttccttttctttttcttcccatCATTTGCAGTcccttctgctgctgctttacTCTCATCTTTTACAGAGTCTATATTTGCTTCCTCTTGTGTTGGcgtcttctttttctttcctgaaGAAGCAGAGACAGGGATCAGAAAGTTGTCACACTTTAAACTACAGACAGCACCAGCTGTTAGACTTATACATGTTCATCAGTTTTAACAGACAAATCTGGAAAACCTTTAGGATAATCTTTTAACTTTAGCCCTAGTGTTTCCTTGACCATTCAGTTGGAGAGGTGCGGGTCACATTGGAATGCAGACCGCCAAGACTGACGAGACAGTGACATGTTCAGATGccccatattttttttttttcactgcaaTTCATTACTAGCAGAGTAACGTTTGGTTTCGTAACTCGGTTTTTGGGTTGTGGTTCTGTACAGGTTTGattcaagaggaaaaagaagaagtcCTGGCTGAATATTTTTGGGTTTGTCTTACTGATTATTTTGAAGTGTCAGCAAAtattagggctgcagtaatctATAATTTTTGTAATTGAGCATTCTGTTGATCAACTGATTAATCAAGTTCTGAATAAACGAAAGATACTTGTGCCGTACAAACaggatcagcgctcagtgaaATCTCTGATCCATTACcatttgcctccacaagtcaaccgtgcaCACCAATGGGTAGCAAGAAACCAGCACGTTGCCAGGGTTGTCTAGTGGGAACCCTCCAGCAacgttacattttcataaagctGACATCCCGCTGGCCTGCTCTGCAGTAAACCTGTAAACACTCCAGGGCCATGCAGCACTGACAGTGGACAgctctgaagtgttttttttctgtgcaataCATTGAATATCGTGATACCATGTATGGGATATCGTGAACTATAccaatttttcaactgtttacaTGATTTAGCATTTGCCTTGCCCTCATCAGCCATCGCTGTCTCTGGCTGATGCTGAGTGAGGCGTACTCACACATTTGTTGTAttactgcagtgttttattttcatgtggcACTCCTTGCAAACCCAATGTTTCATGTCTGTCTCACTCGTACCCTgctcattaaaaaaatccaaagtagGTCCATACATTTGATTTAAACAATCTGCCAACCTAACTTGACAAAATCTGGAGCATCATCAAGTGGGCAGAAAAAACCCCACTGATTATACATTCCAGTATCATAGACTTTAGTTTATATTAgtagttaattaaaaaaaaagatactttgCTGAATCAATACAATATCAACATGCAAAATATTacaatactatgctgtattgatttttccCCTCACCCCTAGTACTTATTGCTCTATGGAATAATAACCCTGGTGTTTTCCCAATCCATGATGTGATTTTCATTATATGTTGCCCCATACCTGGGATGCTGTCctaaaaaaaagttgccaaacAGCAGGGGGGCATGGTCATCCTGTCAATCAAGACAGGACGACCAAACCTGCGTAAGATCAAACACACAGCAAAATCATGTGACTCTTCTGCAGAAAACTGCAAGAACTTAGCCATGGAAACAAGTCAAtgtaacacaaaactatacttGTCTGtcaacaagaaagacaaaaaaacattatagaTTCCCAGGACAATATGAACTTATTTGGAATAGCTCTTGAGTGTGTGGCACAGACGAATGCTCTGCACTTCGTGCTGACACAGTATTACAGGGACAAAgtgttgaaatatttcaggaaaaacacAGACCTTTCCCTGCACTTGTTCCTCTCCACTTAATGTCCACGAAGGATTTGCATATTTGCACTGCTCACATGTATGCGTGCGCTCCCACTGTCTCTGTCTACCACATGCACAGGCTGTGGTACAATGtcaaattctaaaaatattctGGTTATATTCTCATCTGAAGTGAAAAACCTCAACATGCAAGTATGTGATTGAGAAGACTGAGCTTCAATCAGACATGCCACTTAACAGGAAATATAACCGCATTTAAAACTAGCTGACACAAATGTGTCCATGTTGTGTTGCTCAAACCACCCCTGTGGGACGGGTTGGTATGGTCTTTAGGggttaaacattaaaaaaaaaaaaaagagataaacaaAACTATGCTAAATAAGTGCTTGTGTGAGCCATAACCGACAACCAATTGCTTTATGTAAACACAGGAGGGGAAAGAGAGAATTTACAATCCAGCGTGTTTCTCCACTGTCTTCCTTCTAGTTGCTCTTACATTtaactgtgttttattgtgtaagcttcttttttgtttgttgtttaaaagCAGTTAGCAAACAGTTATGAGCCTTATCACCACCACAGTTGGGTGGGGATACTGTGTTGAAGCCATATGTGgttgccatttttctccattcacAAATATTCATTGTGTGACtgcatgctccaaactgcaatgTCTAAAGTATGACAGGGGCAAATACAAATACTGATACACACCGAGGAACCATACAACTGGGCCTCAAACATTACATTAAATTTGTATAACTAATTTATAATTCGCTGCTGCAGATTTGAATTTGGTGCACATGTTGACACCCATCTTCATGTTAACCAGCATTCTTTTATACTGTTTATAGTCAACTTTTTCTAGCAAAAAGAGCATTCTTGTAGATTTTTAAGTAAAGAAACATCTCTTTTCCTACAAAATCAATGAAGATAAGAGCAAAAGTCCAACATCTATaattctttttcacatttattctaGGTTGTTTAATTGTCTACATTTTTCATTATGTATTTTTCTGATAATCTTCGAATGACTGTTGGTTTTCATCTCCACCACTCTCCTAGCAGGTTTAAAATCATaccttttttcttcttggcagctggtgcctcctcctcctcttcttcctcctcctccctgttcCGTCTTCGTTTCTTCATCCTTCTTCTGCTGCCAAAATCATCGTCGTCCTCGTCTGTTGATACCTCCTCCGGGTACTCGTCTTGGGGGAAGACGCCTGCCAGGAAAGTAAGGAGGAGACAGAGTAAGGTCAAAGATTACCAAGAGTGATTCTGttttcataaattttaaaaccaaagagaagaaaagatggAAGCTCCTACCTTCACTGAGGTCACGCAGCCTGAAATGTgacagaagagagaaagagaatatAAAACATTAGTTTGGACATAAGTTGATagcaaaagcaggaaaaaaacacagctcCACAATTTAGAAAGAACCAAGAACTTCCCTTGTGTGCTTCAATCATATAACTATGCCATATCATCTCGAACAAAAGTGTATCATTTGactaaattgaaaatatcagCTACTGTACTCATAGctcacacttttatttttttaagtttttttttttttttttttttaaataaaaactacacACTAAACGATTTATTTTCTTCACTCATCCCACAAGATTTATCATCTTAATAGTAAATCTGTGTTTCCATTTAAAGTAGGTTTGGCAAAATGATGGCGAAAAGCAGTTAAAGCTAGCGTCTTGGCTTAGTACAAGACTCCTCCTGACTCTCATCTTCCTTCATCTGTCTAGACCTGTaggaggaggtctgcaggactgagtcattagtgatattgatcacctcctcTCCAGGTAAATCACTTaacctgtggtaaaaatcactttttgtaaAGCGTAGGGACCAAAGCCAATGGCTTTCTGATGGAAACTGCCGCATGCAGGTCCACCTATATATGCTTTATTTATATATCACATTTCATTACAGGAAAgatcaaagtgctttacaaggagggtttaaaaacatcaacaattaTTTCCTCAATCATAAAAACCCTTTAGAAGGCTTGTGAATAATCACATCAGAGACAAGACAGAAATTAAACAATGGGAAACTAAAGAGCACATGTGGCCACACATGaatcacataaacacacagaaattATTCGTATGCTTTAGAGAATAGATATGTTTTTAGTTtacttttaaataaagacacagTTGTGATAGACCTCAGGTCTGCAGGGAGGGTGTTCCAGAGAAAAGGACCACAGTAACAGAAGGCCCCCTCAGTAGCCTTTGTTCTGATTCTAGGTACGGTTAAAAGACCTTCACCTGAGGACCTGAGGGGTCTGGTTGTGTTATAAACTGCGAGCAGGTCAGAAATGTATTCAGGGGCTGAACGATGGAAAGCTTTATGGACTAGTAGGAGGATTTTACAAATGATTCTAAATTAAATGAGGAGCCAATGAGTGTTCTGAGGACTGGAGTGATGTGATCATATTTCCTGGTGCGTGTTAGGACTCTGGCAGCTGTGTTTTGAATTAACTGTAGCTTACTAAGTGATTGTTTTGGTAGCCTGGCATATAGTGCGTTACAGTAAGGTAACCTGGTGCAGACAAATACATGGATTAATTTTTCTGCATGACCTTGGTTGATGAATGATCTGACTTTggatacatttttcaaaatgacagAATGAAGTTTTAGTGATACTAGATATGTGGGTTTCAAAGTTGAGTTCTGAGTCCAAAATGACGCCAACATTTCAGACGTGCTCACTGCAGTTCATGGATATTGAATCTAGATGCAATTGAAGTTGTGTACTTTGTTTTTTGGGGCCAACAATTAGTATTTCAGTTTTATCAGGGTTAAGTTTTAGGAAATTGTTTGCCATCCAACTGTTAATATCCCTTATGCAATGTAAAAGTTTATTTACTGAACTAAAATCACCTGAAGGAATAGAAATGTACAGttgtgtgtcatcagcatatgaGTGGTATGATATATTGTGTTTATTAATGACTTCTTGGAGTGGGAGCGTATATAAGCTAAAAAGTAATGGCCCAAGGATTGAGCCCTGTGGAACACCAGAGAAGACATGTCTTTCAGTAGAATTAAATTACCTATTGAAACAAAGAACTTTCTATTTTGTAGGCAGGATGAGAACCACTTAAGGACAGAACCAGATAAACCAACAGAACTGTGGTCTGTGAATGGCAATTTCATGATCTACAGTATCACGGGCAGCTGTAAGATCAAGCAGGACAAGGATTGAAGTTTTTTGAGTGTCACTGTTGATCCTGAGGTCACAGATTACAAGTGTTGTTTCTGTACTATGGTTGGTAGTAAAGCCAGACTGGTATTTATCATGTATATTATTTGTTAAGAGATAATCGTTGACTTGGTTGAAAACAACTTTTCCAGAATTTTGCTGATGAAAGGGAGGTTGGAGATAGGTCTATAGTTACTGATGATTAATGGATCTaagttgtttttcctttaacaCAGGAGTTATGACAGCACATTTAAGAGCAGCAGAGCAAATGCCAGTTTGCAGAGAGCTATTAATAATGTTGACTATATGATTTATTAGACAATGAGAGACAGCTTTAAGCCATTTGGTGGGAAATGAATCAAGAGAGCAGGTGCTGGACTTAAGACCTTTCCCTGGACTCTGAATAACTTCCTCTACATTTTGTGAGTTACCAGAGAGAGAGTGTGCTTTGAGCCAATGGAAGTCAAACTATTTAGCAATGAGACAGGATCCGGTGAGTTCCAGAGAGAATTTAGGACATCACCTCTAAGAAGGGAAACTTTCTTGTGAAAGAAGATGACAAACTTGTCACATTTGGCATTAGAAAGGAGTTCTGGTGGGGAGTTTTTCAGTGGATTagttattatttatcatattagAAATGTAAGATTGTCTGGACagtttcatttctttgttttagctgTAAAGTGATCTTTTATAGCTGTCAAGGTTTTCATGTGACTTGTTCTTTCTCCACTTCCTTCTCTTAGCCATCATTTTCACTGTTTCTCCAAGGAGTTTTAGGTGGTCCATGTAATCTAAAAGTTCTTCTGGAGCAATATGTTGTATGGGACTTGGACCTGTTGTTTGTTACTACTTGAACAGGACATGTTACTTTTGGACTTAACCCCACGTCAGAGGGTGAAGGCTTTGCAGGAGTGAATCCTGAGATCATTAGTGTCAGTGTGCACCAAAACAGATGAGATGGATGAGTGGTGACGTAGCAGCTCTAGGGTGGAGTTATTGACGTTGTTGATGAGGGCACCTGGAAGACAGCTGATGAGACACCTGTTGATCCAAACCATTGACAATCCAACCATGAGAACAGGTGGAAAGTTCAAATATTCTTCAGCAACTGTTCCAGTGTTTGCTCCAGGCTGCATACCGGCAGATGAGGACAGTAGGGGAGACTGAGGCTCCGAGCCACACTTTTGCTGCTGGGCGCgtgcaaacagcagcagactAGAGCTGTTTTGATGGATCAtctggaggagaggaggtggaTGGAGACGATTTGGAGAAGCAGGGAGCTTCAGGCTTCGGCCGCGGCACTGGTGTGAAGAGTGGCAAACTCTGCGATGGGAGGAGTGCTCAGGTGTGCCTCACGGATGGGCAGCGGGAGGAGACACAGAGCACCACAGCCCGCTGGACAGCAGGGGTGATGAGGAGCCgtgggagagaggagggaaatcCTGTGAATCAAGGATGTCGCATTTGTTCTGAAGCTGGACAGAAAAGTGACCAGGTAAACAGGAGGAGTGTCTCCCTTTCCTGCTGCGGTCATTGACCCTATGCCACGGCGCTTGCTGGGATGGAGCAGAGCTGATGGGTGCTTTCAGCTTTGCCCCTAGCCGTATCAAGCCATCCCTGGCTGCAGTGTCGGGTGGAAGGGCACCGGTGGCAGACAGGTGAGCTATGGCAGGCTCTGGTTGCGCAGCAGTTTTAGAGACAGAGTGAGGATGAGGCCCTCTTGGGCAGCTTATGCTGATTTGTGCTGGACCGAAAGTGATGGTATCCATGAGCATTTCAGCTTCTTGGATTTGATAAAGGTTGGAAATTCTTAGCTAACACTCCTCCATTCCTGATTCCTACCCACTGCTCTTCACTTCCTGCACCCTTAATCTGACTTTTGCACATCAGCAAGATCACATGGCTGCAAGGAACCTATTACATCCTGTTGACATAATGAACAGATGAGTGCTAATCCttatccattttatttattatgcaTGTCTTTAATCAGCATCTGCTCTATGCCTGCTAGAATAAATGGAGTCTAAGCAGTAATTTTTTAAACCTCATGCTCTTACCCATTTTCACAATAAttactttttttcaaattaagtaTGAGTGTAATTAAAAGACaattagaaaataatttaatcaaaAAGGGCTAAAAAACTCAACTCAAAAAAACCCTCAAGATGATTATCAATTAAACACTATTGGTTTTCTATTAGTTTTTCAAAACAGCTGTGATAAAACACTCAGAGGCAGAAAGAACAGGTATGTTGAAAGTTTGTCAAAGCTGCTGGTTATCTATCATTAACACAGccatacacacatgcataaaaacataaaaaacaccaACTCCTAGTGTTGTATGAAGCTTGTACTCACACTTTGATGATCTTGTAGAGTCTCTGCCTGTTGTGGCTTGGTGTGTTGCTCCGGCTGGCTAACTCGAACAGTTTGTTTGCCAGGGCCGCATAATCAAactacacacagacagacagacacaaacagctcaTCAGAAACCAGACTAATCACTGTTACGTGTCTCTCCTGAATCAAACTGATGAGCAGATAAAACGCCTCAGAATGAAGCAAACAACATTCAACCTGCAGACACAATTTAAGGCTTTTCACTCCAGCAGATGTTTTCCAAAAAGTCATCAGTTTGAACActgattttctgtttgtttctttctaATGGGACTCCGAAAGATATGCTCCAGCCAGATTTAAGGTTTGTTTGAACACTTAAAGTCTTCAAATTTCATGGTGGACTGACATGGCGGCCCTGAATCATCTACAGCCTACAGTCTCACCTAAACCTGTCCCCTACATACACTCAACTTAGTGTTTGTCTCATGTGTTGTCTTGTTTTCCACTCTTCTGTAAAGTGACCTTGGGTCTcatgaaaggcgctatataagtccaagctattattatt
This genomic window contains:
- the LOC121523017 gene encoding ribosomal RNA processing protein 1 homolog B-like yields the protein MSSAQEPEVQFAQRLASNEKPIRTKAIKKLRKYINVRSQKEKGGFTGDELLKLWKGLFYCLWMQDKPLLQEELSNQISSLIHSFQHVDGQLSYFESFLQTFKREWTGIDRLRMDKFFQLVRFMFRQTFELLKRKNWDSSVVSRFLELLTAQLLQSGSEAPSGLQFHILDLYMTELATVSSAELTADQNLIFIEPFCKTAAKTKDRVLFGAICNSIFSSIIDQAPFAIEDLMKEIKGAQESDSDSGQASEEDEEEQMATRKPASKKGKQINGKKLNDIEGEDDEEDEDEDDDELPELDDSDMEMPRDENVGPVLQFDYAALANKLFELASRSNTPSHNRQRLYKIIKVLRDLSEGVFPQDEYPEEVSTDEDDDDFGSRRRMKKRRRNREEEEEEEEEAPAAKKKKGKKKKTPTQEEANIDSVKDESKAAAEGTANDGKKKKRKKKKKKKEQVGAADAEENIKTSEQGEIIVQDQSASEETEGAKTESSQEAEKQTSSVKVTERDSADGQPETLLLSDVKTQPSVTVTEETSQQTPDCKEQPEKSLKSKKMKQKLEEEEELQICQSTEISSEAVSEKKKKKKKASQSQTDEAMAESKKGEIRTETPETETETPAKKKKGLKEEVGLKEADGKSELNGASTEADVPVCEENRITDSTTAAKRKKKKKKQQSANEEEEQKVEAVTEGEGEEVDTEVPQDETVVPRKKKTKKRAEQVETTAEAAHENSATPLKKKWKNNKEESEEVEGRAAETETTQVLEAEKPPCETETPAKKKKKKSGKQLVIEAEVDDINDSSRLQVVGSEDAVLPLGESEVLSSSGKLAKKKKRKIPVVFEFEADELEAAALINGLNQEESNEGSDVGGQSTPLAAKKSKKKTKTSSGSDFITFQNKAAVPMPLFFKTKGGPGTPLSSKKKSQTPKSESKKVTFGLKNNKTAEFRKTDRSLLVSPDGSSRVPFDPEQKPKFGVLKSPPTPLSSKVRKTPSSLKKTKLNPLKNTPKRRPSAADFF